In the Lepidochelys kempii isolate rLepKem1 chromosome 3, rLepKem1.hap2, whole genome shotgun sequence genome, one interval contains:
- the AKAP12 gene encoding A-kinase anchor protein 12, whose amino-acid sequence MEPAGETGGGTREEVIFFKGVGRKLGWLLHSQAGVTLSRSGRSPPGTGRADIPIVTGAERAPAGASGQKRGAGSAAAARTDMGAGSSAEQPSPQDAPTAAVESEPASPEAAAAPLEEPEDPAKLLQKNGQISNINGIVEEQVELNLQPGELNGQQREAVVTDVGQREPANVIVKEELAENMEAMPPESTDKDGVEDGQKDVQEANEQLPPEEEKVEELEQPSESQSNDVGFKKVFKFVGFKFTVKKDKTEKSEPVQLLTVKKEEEEVAANGAGDHKEVKIETVEEATESEVTHPAEKIEEPKSEERKDESLPEKVAESPSEEAEGNKEAEGKKEPSKSSESPTNGLVNETASPLRKFFTQGWAGFRKKTSFRKPKEDEQQAPEKEKEEQEREVAEITVEASEKEKTEKEKEEQEREVAEIPVEASEKEKTEKEKEEQEREVAEIPVEASLKEEVVIPSEQSLPQETTESVNKESELSFEEKVDLSPEEKPKPVKECKISLEEKVEIHFEEKSELPAPMTMEIFGEKLEKSKGRSKEEYEPVAPKTAEVFGEKIEKSEPKAPLATEIFDEKLETEEEVHVSTTEEKEVKIEQMPSSASEQSVEGDGELQKIQPTEEQIQAKETVCIVVDDHIKQTEPSTEDAAACKPLDGITTEVELLSSQERAKVQGSPLKKLFTGTGLKKLSGKKHKGKREETKPGEQAEQIQHLADSPESPEEQKAESSASSPEESTEPPSVEKATDATRVTETEGVISDVERKRECVTPWASFKKMVTPKKRVRRPSESDKEEEIDKAKSATLSSTESAVSENQEETKVNGEEQKLEKSIEEPKRKVDTSVSWEALICVGSSKKRARKSSSSDEEVGQRLAQEGQKIDEVGQSKETAPDMILTSSQESDQGQGSSSPEQAGSPSEGEGVSTWESFKRLVTPRRKSKTKMEERTEESVLVSSIEHSTSDGEPGKEETWVSLKKLIPGRRKKKSDGKPEQACVEEAGEEMTETNEEDSDVPAVVPLSEYEAAEQEKIEAQQATQAEAIRVESLDEKRAEKLEDTLIIEQSNEGLVHAVTVTVVEGERAVTSIEERSPSWISATVTESIEQEKDDEEQTEQIFETEVVVEKTVVVTKTLPELRKDISDDTIVSELELTSEALTALEEATEVSCGEEATEVSLAEETTEMVSAVSQLTESPDTTEEVTPVQELEGTEQNLEELNKQTQDILEEVVERVKLSDEVQMISERTVTVIQSVQKIGSEMKDEANEVTVICKETVLVEQSLKKEEPKEADIQHMESAGSVQGRNEADESVLQEVSEMSEKCAVMKEHTEEAKSLDRLADESQWQETEQAFIERHEETSEVERILEKCKLKEEEFYNGVTITTNAEHEVKAEYVTVVKQQEISTEGAKVNLIEIIPGEITDEDAPEVDGSESETHEAKLELSQEFKQVVDMVPNLESKCMKVTVTEAPLQSEAEDAMLTLESKHSEATAAQSPIPSEGTDIPVQSEREHAREALEPRSTEALVDEAPVQSGVTEAPVKKEVQDAVLILESECTEAVAAEAPVQSDVTEASVQSEGQDAMLSLESKGTEATVQREVTEATMQSEVEGIATEGVMQSEVTEAPVKKEMEDAVLILESECTETVSSEAPMQRDVTEAAVQSGVEDAAHIVEKECTEALASEVQDAVLLLESECTETIAAEATVQSEVTEEATVQNEVEEIAPAATVQNEVHDSMLTLESKCTEITALETTMKSEGTEIPMQSEMEDALLSLESKCTDAIVTGAAVQSGVTEAPVKREVEDAALTLESEHTEAVAAEAPMQNDVEDAPSKLESEYPGAVVNGAPLQSPKELPVYEMGDKEEPMEAKQILLLPATSSNDNQREETKFELMMEIEKDLFESGKLELASGDKLYLTPVQQEILAVQLEDTGSPIPSVESSEAQKASVPVTAAAIEEQIIAETVTSMESSAETLKPLAAVPEKLFSDLVQDVTIAHSGFEAAGGRSEETATMSVSEMTAAIVNGITEAATSCTQPDLVKKDYVDDATQSECREEAEKKIVSQDKKSPSLTHVEFEKDIVQSVTVESQSTKIVLKIIQTAVDKLERTEEPAAVCMASESQQQIESADGSQKGINISEVQESVQAHQQLLVKGEKTIEGKEQEFQQPSTVKHTILTQSAEKQATLEQTEDVPLISDLSKEGEIQDSGKIIAVPEGVSSESLGAQKSAIDMSVSEDLSKETRTDQPKLKENEAGQTVATQEKYMIQQTHIERKEDKHSQPVEDMKRHTEEDVNNQEYASCGSPQSKSELTKS is encoded by the coding sequence ttGGACAAAGAGAACCTGCGAATGTGATTGTAAAAGAAGAGCTAGCTGAAAACATGGAAGCCATGCCACCAGAATCAACTGATAAGGATGGTGTGGAAGATGGACAGAAAGATGTTCAAGAAGCTAATGAACAGTTGCCACCAGAGGAAGAAAAAGTAGAAGAGCTAGAACAGCCCAGTGAATCTCAGTCTAATGATGTCGGATTTAAAAAAGTCTTTAAATTTGTTGGTTTCAAGTTTACTGTTAAAAAAGATAAGACTGAAAAGTCTGAACCTGTTCAGCTACTGACtgtaaaaaaagaggaagaagaagtGGCAGCAAATGGAGCTGGAGATCATAAAGAAGTCAAGATAGAAACAGTGGAGGAAGCAACAGAAAGTGAAGTGACGCACCCTGCAGAAAAAATTGAAGAACCAAAAAGTGAGGAAAGGAAAGATGAATCTCTTCCTGAAAAGGTAGCAGAAAGCCCAAGTGAGGAAGCTGAAGGAAACAAAgaggcagaaggaaaaaaagaacctAGCAAGTCATCAGAGTCTCCAACAAATGGATTAGTTAATGAAACCGCATCACCACTAAGAAAATTCTTTACTCAGGGTTGGGCTGGGTTTAGGAAAAAGACAAGTTTTAGGAAACCTAAAGAGGATGAGCAGCAGGCTcctgagaaagaaaaggaagagcaagAAAGGGAAGTGGCAGAGATCACAGTAGAAGCAAGTGAGAAGGAGAAaactgagaaagaaaaggaagagcaagAAAGGGAAGTGGCAGAGATCCCAGTAGAAGCAAGTGAGAAGGAGAAaactgagaaagaaaaggaagagcaagAAAGGGAAGTGGCAGAGATCCCAGTAGAAGCAAGTTTGAAGGAGGAAGTTGTTATTCCTTCTGAACAGTCACTTCCACAAGAGACCACTGAAAGTGTAAACAAGGAATCTGAACTGTCCTTTGAAGAAAAAGTAGACCTATCTCCTGAAGAAAAACCAAAACCAGTGAAAGAATGTAAAATATCCTTAGAAGAAAAAGTTGAAATACACTTTGAAGAGAAATCTGAACTACCAGCTCCCATGACCATGGAAATATTTGGtgaaaaattagaaaaatctAAAGGCAGATCTAAAGAAGAATATGAACCTGTAGCTCCAAAGACAGCAGAAGTATTTGGTGAAAAAATTGAGAAATCTGAACCAAAAGCTCCACTGGCAACTGAAATCTTTGATGAAAAGTTAGAGACAGAGGAAGAAGTTCATGTTAGCACTACAGAAGAGAAAGAGGTAAAGATAGAACAGATGCCCTCCTCAGCTTCTGAACAATCAGTTGAAGGAGATGGTGAGCTACAAAAAATTCAACCCACTGAGGAACAAATACAAGCCAAAGAAACAGTATGCATAGTAGTAGACGACCACATCAAGCAAACAGAACCAAGCACTGAAGATGCAGCTGCATGTAAGCCTCTAGACGGCATCACAACTGAGGTTGAACTGTTGTCATCACAAGAAAGAGCCAAAGTGCAAGGCAGCCCCTTAAAGAAACTTTTTACAGGAACTGGCTTAAAGAAGCTTTCTGGAAAGAAACAtaaaggaaagagagaagaaacTAAGCCAGGGGAACAAGCAGAACAAATTCAACATTTAGCTGATTCCCCAGAAAGTCCAGAAGAACAAAAGGCAGAGAGCTCTGCCTCTTCACCTGAAGAATCAACAGAGCCTCCTTCTGTGGAGAAAGCCACAGATGCAACGCGGGTCACTGAAACTGAAGGAGTAATTTCAGATGTAGAGAGGAAAAGAGAGTGTGTAACTCCTTGGGCATCATTTAAAAAGATGGTGACTCCCAAGAAACGTGTCAGAAGGCCTTCTGAAAGtgacaaagaagaagaaattgaTAAGGCAAAGAGTGCTACCTTGTCTTCTACTGAAAGTGcagtctctgaaaatcaggaagaAACTAAAGTAAATGGTGAGGAGCAGAAGCTAGAAAAAAGCATAGAAGAGCCAAAACGAAAGGTTGATACTTCTGTATCATGGGAAGCCTTAATTTGTGTAGGCTCCTCTAAGAAAAGAGCTAGGAAATCGTCCTCTTCTGATGAGGAAGTAGGACAGAGGCTTGCTCAAGAAGGCCAAAAAATAGATGAAGTTGGCCAAAGCAAAGAAACTGCACCAGACATGATCCTAACTAGTTCCCAAGAAAGTGATCAAGGACAAGGAAGTTCCTCACCAGAACAAGCTGGGAGTCCATCTGAAGGAGAGGGTGTTTCAACCTGGGAATCATTTAAAAGGCTAGTCACTCCAAGAAGAAAATCCAAAACCAAAATGGAAGAAAGAACTGAAGAATCTGTGTTAGTTTCCAGCATAGAACATTCTACTTCAGATGGTGAACCTGGAAAAGAAGAAACAtgggtttcattaaaaaaattaatacctGGTCGTCGGAAGAAAAAGTCAGATGGGAAGCCAGAACAAGCTTGTGTTGAGGAAGCTGGAGAAGAGATGACAGAAACCAATGAAGAAGACTCTGATGTTCCAGCTGTTGTTCCTTTATCTGAGTACGAAGCAGCTGAACAAGAGAAAATTGAGGCCCAACAAGCAACACAAGCTGAGGCAATAAGGGTAGAAAGTTTAGATGAAAAGAGAGCTGAAAAATTAGAAGATACCTTAATTATTGAACAATCTAATGAAGGACTGGTTCATGCAGTTACTGTGACTGTTgtagagggagagagagcagttACCAGTATTGAAGAAAGGTCACCATCTTGGATATCTGCTACTGTGACAGAGTCCATTGAACAGGAAAAAGATGATGAAGAACAAACTGAGCAGATATTTGAAACTGAAGTTGTTGTAGAAAAGACAGTGGTGGTTACTAAAACTTTGCCAGAGTTGAGAAAGGATATTAGTGATGATACTATAGTAAGTGAGCTGGAGTTAACCTCAGAAGCATTGACAGCACTGGAAGAGGCAACAGAAGTTTCCTGTGGTGAAGAAGCCACAGAAGTATCCCTTGCAGAGGAGACGACTGAAATGGTTTCTGCTGTGTCACAGTTAACTGAATCCCCAGATACTACAGAAgaagttacacctgtgcaagagCTAGAAGGGACTGAGCAAAATTTAGAagaattaaataaacaaacacaggACATTCTAGAGGAAGTTGTAGAAAGAGTGAAGCTATCAGATGAAGTACAGATGATTAGTGAAAGAACTGTAACAGTCATTCAGTCAGTGCAGAAAATTGGATCTGAAATGAAAGATGAAGCTAATGAAGTTACAGTCATATGCAAAGAAACTGTGTTGGTTGAACAGTCCTTAAAGAAAGAAGAACCTAAAGAGGCTGACATTCAACATATGGAAAGTGCAGGAAGTGTTCAAGGTAGAAATGAAGCTGACGAAAGTGTTCTACAGGAAGTGTCAGAGATGAGTGAAAAGTGTGCAGTGATGAAGGAACACACAGAAGAAGCTAAAAGTCTGGATAGATTGGCAGATGAAAGTCAGTGGCAAGAAACTGAACAAGCATTTATAGAAAGACATGAAGAAACGTCTGAAGTAGAAAGGATTCTAGAGAAATGTAAATTGAAAGAGGAGGAATTTTACAATGGTGTCACAATAACTACCAATGCAGAACATGAAGTGAAAGCTGAGTATGTTACAGTAGTAAAACAACAAGAAATTTCAACTGAAGGGGCCAAAGTGAATTTAATAGAAATAATTCCAGGTGAAATCACAGATGAAGATGCTCCGGAAGTGGATGGATCTGAAAGTGAAACACATGAAGCAAAGCTTGAGCTGTCCCAGGAATTTAAACAAGTGGTGGACATGGTGCCTAACTTAGAATCAAAATGCATGAAAGTAACTGTAACAGAAGCCCCTTTGCAGAGTGAGGCAGAAGATGCCATGCTCACTTTGGAATCAAAACATTCAGAAGCAACTGCAGCTCAGTCCCCCATACCAAGTGAGGGGACTGACATCCCAGTGCAGAGTGAAAGGGAACATGCCAGGGAGGCCTTAGAACCAAGAAGCACAGAAGCACTTGTAGATGAGGCCCCTGTGCAGAGTGGGGTAACTGAGGCTCCTGTGAAGAAAGAGGTGCAAGATGCTGTGCTTATCTTAGAATCAGAATGCACTGAAGCAGTTGCAGCTGAAGCTCCAGTGCAGAGTGATGTGACTGAGGCTTCTGTGCAAAGTGAGGGGCAAGATGCTATGCTTAGCTTGGAATCAAAGGGCACTGAGGCCACTGTACAGAGGGAGGTGACTGAGGCCACCATGCAGAGTGAGGTGGAAGGAATTGCTACTGAGGGGGTGATGCAGAGTGAGGTAACTGAGGCTCCTGTGAAGAAAGAGATGGAAGATGCTGTGCTTATCTTAGAATCAGAATGCACTGAAACAGTTTCATCTGAGGCTCCAATGCAGAGGGATGTGACTGAGGCCGCTGTGCAGAGTGGGGTGGAAGATGCCGCGCATATTGTAGAAAAAGAATGCACAGAAGCACTGGCAAGTGAGGTGCAAGATGCCGTGCTTCTCTTGGAATCAGAATGCACAGAAACAATTGCTGCTGAGGCCACTGTGCAGAGTGAGGTAACTGAGGAGGCCACAGTGCAGAATGAGGTGGAAGAAATTGCCCCTGCGGCCACAGTGCAGAACGAGGTGCACGATTCCATGCTTACCTTAGAATCAAAATGCACAGAAATCACTGCTCTAGAGACCACCATGAAGAGCGAGGGAACTGAGATTCCTATGCAGAGTGAGATGGAAGATGCCCTGCTTTCCTTAGAATCAAAATGCACAGACGCAATTGTAACTGGGGCTGCCGTGCAGAGTGGGGTAACTGAGGCACCTGTGAAGAGAGAGGTAGAAGATGCTGCGCTTACCTTAGAATCAGAACACACTGAAGCAGTTGCAGCTGAGGCTCCCATGCAGAATGATGTAGAAGATGCCCCATCTAAATTAGAATCAGAATACCCGGGGGCAGTTGTAAATGGGGCCCCTCTACAGAGTCCTAAAGAACTGCCTGTATATGAAATGGGAGATAAAGAGGAGCCCATGGAAGCAAAACAAATACTTCTGCTGCCTGCTACAAGTTCAAATGACAATCAGCGAGAGGAAACCAAGTTTGAGCTAATGATGGAAATTGAAAAAGATTTGTTTGAATCTGGAAAATTGGAACTTGCAAGTGGGGATAAACTTTATTTGACTCCAGTGCAGCAAGAGATTTTAGCTGTGCAGCTGGAAGATACTGGCTCACCCATTCCTAGTGTTGAAAGCTCGGAGGCTCAGAAAGCATCTGTGCCTGTAACAGCTGCAGCAATTGAAGAACAAATCATTGCAGAAACTGTAACATCTATGGAAAGCTCAGCTGAAACTTTGAAGCCTTTAGCAGCAGTGCCTGAAAAACTGTTTTCTGATCTAGTCCAAGATGTTACCATTGCTCATTCAGGATTTGAGGCTGCGGGCGGTAGGAGTGAAGAAACTGCAACAATGTCAGTATCAGAGATGACCGCTGCAATCGTGAATGGAATAACTGAGGCAGCAACAAGCTGTACACAACCTGATTTGGTCAAAAAAGATTACGTGGATGATGCAACACAGTCAGAGTGTAGGGAAGAAGCTGAGAAAAAAATAGTTTCTCAAGATAAAAAAAGCCCATCTCTAACCCACGTAGAATTCGAAAAAGATATTGTTCAGTCTGTCACTGTAGAATCTCAGAGTACAAAAATTGTATTAAAGATCATTCAGACTGCTGTTGACAAACTTGAGAGAACAGAAGAGCCAGCTGCTGTGTGCATGGCATCTGAATCACAGCAGCAGATTGAATCAGCAGATGGAAGTCAAAAAGGTATAAATATATCTGAAGTTCAGGAAAGTGTACAGGCTCATCAGCAGCTTCTTGTAAAAGGTGAAAAGACAATAGAGGGTAAAGAACAAGAGTTCCAGCAACCAAGTACAGTCAAACATACTATTTTAACACAGTCTGCAGAGAAACAAGCTACTCTAGAACAAACTGAAGATGTGCCATTAATTTCTGATTTGTCAAAAGAAGGAGAAATTCAGGATTCAGGAAAGATTATAGCTGTCCCTGAAGGTGTTTCAAGTGAAAGTTTAGGGGCTCAAAAATCAGCGATAGATATGAGTGTTTCAGAAGACTTATCCAAAGAGACAAGAACAGACCAACCAAAGCTAAAGGAAAATGAAGCTGGGCAGACTGTGGCCACCCAAGAGAAATATATGATTCAGCAAACACATATAGAAAGGAAGGAAGACAAACATAGCCAACCAGTGGAAGACATGAAGAGACACACAGAGGAAGATGTAAATAATCAAGAATATGCATCTTGTGGGAGTCCACAATCAAAGTCAGAGCTCACCAAATCTTGA